CAATCATGCTGTGCTTTCGTCTCGTCTCCCCTGCGCGGCCGGCCTGTCGGCGCGGTTCACAGGTGTTTCGGGCTGGGCACCGGGGTGCTGTTCTGTGATTCGTCCTGCCCGCCGGGGACGGGACGGTCGAGGACGGACTGGTCGACCATCGGGACCTGTCCCGTGGCCACGGGGTGGACCTGATGCATGGGGCCACGCCAGCCGCTCGTGGGCAGTTCGAACTTGCTCACCAGCCGTGCGGAGAACGGCGTCTGATGGGTCCGGGCCAGACGGACCGGGGTGTCCGAACGGGTGACCTCGATACGGGCGCCCGGGGGGAGGTCCAGAGAACGCCGGCCGTCACACCAGATGACACCGTGGGCGTCGGTACGGGTGAGCACCTCGACCGCCAGACGCGACCGCGGCGACACCACGAGAGGCTTCGCGAAGAGCGCGTGGGCGCTGATGGGGACCATGAGGAGCGCTTCCACCTCGGGCCACACCACAGGGCCGCCCGCGGAGAACGCGTACGCCGTGGAGCCCGTGGGGGTCGCCATGACCACGCCGTCGCAGCCGAAGGACGTCAGGGGGCGTTCGTCCACTTCCATGACGACTTCGAGCATCCGCTCGCGATTGCCCTTCTCCAGCGACACCTCGTTGAGCGCCCAGGTGTGCCAGATGCGCCGGCCCTTGACCCAGACCTGCACGTCGATGGTCATCCGCTCCTCGACCACGTAGTCCTTGCGCGCGATCCACCGGACGGTGTCCTTCAGGTCCGCCCGCTCGCTTTCGGCCAGGAATCCGACGTGGCCCAGATTGACGCCGAGCAACGGGATGTTGATCTCCCGCACCATCTCGGCGGCGCGCAGGATGGTGCCATCGCCGCCCAGCACCATGCCGAGTTCGATCCCGTCCAGCTCGCAGTCCTGTCCCAGGATCTCGGTGGGCGTGTCCCGGTCCCCGAAGTAGTCCTCCATGTCCTGGCGCTCGGCAGGATTCATGACGGGGATCAGGCCACTGGACGTCAGTTCCAGGCAGGCTTCGCGGGCAGCCTTGAGGGACTCTTCGCGCCCCGTGTGGGCGAAGACGAGGATCCGCCGGCTCATACCCGCTCCTAGTGGTTCGGCCCGGCCTGGTGCGCCGGCCAGATGGTCGTGAGGAGTTCCGCCACCGTCACTCCGGTCCAGGCCGGAGCGGTGACATCACCTGGGTCGATCTTAGGCATGTCGCTTCCGGCAGGCACAGCATCCGAGC
This portion of the Arthrobacter woluwensis genome encodes:
- a CDS encoding NAD kinase: MSRRILVFAHTGREESLKAAREACLELTSSGLIPVMNPAERQDMEDYFGDRDTPTEILGQDCELDGIELGMVLGGDGTILRAAEMVREINIPLLGVNLGHVGFLAESERADLKDTVRWIARKDYVVEERMTIDVQVWVKGRRIWHTWALNEVSLEKGNRERMLEVVMEVDERPLTSFGCDGVVMATPTGSTAYAFSAGGPVVWPEVEALLMVPISAHALFAKPLVVSPRSRLAVEVLTRTDAHGVIWCDGRRSLDLPPGARIEVTRSDTPVRLARTHQTPFSARLVSKFELPTSGWRGPMHQVHPVATGQVPMVDQSVLDRPVPGGQDESQNSTPVPSPKHL